The following proteins come from a genomic window of Mustela lutreola isolate mMusLut2 chromosome 6, mMusLut2.pri, whole genome shotgun sequence:
- the LOC131833172 gene encoding cytochrome c oxidase subunit 8A, mitochondrial-like: MSLHAVQLLRGLMGLTRRLPVQRAKMHSKPPREELGTMDVAVGLTACFLCFLLPSGWVLSHLESYKKRE, encoded by the coding sequence ATGTCTTTGCACGCAGTGCAGCTGCTGAGGGGCCTGATGGGTCTCACCCGGAGGCTCCCAGTGCAGCGTGCCAAGATGCATTCCAAGCCGCCGCGGGAGGAGCTCGGGACCATGGATGTCGCTGTTGGGCTCACCGCCTGCTTCCTGTGTTTCCTCCTGCCATCGGGTTGGGTGCTCTCGCATCTGGAGAGCTACAAGAAGCGGGAGTGA